The following coding sequences are from one Thermodesulfobacteriota bacterium window:
- a CDS encoding sigma-54-dependent Fis family transcriptional regulator, with protein sequence MTDPVDKDSESSFVKEHYSLFNLSRMINAERDLNVLLDFLVKESSRIVDADRTTLFLYDENTDQLWSHLAMGTPEIIRFDAKLGIAGEAFKTGKITNIEDAYSHPKFNPEIDKRTGYRTKSILCVPLKDIKGKTVGVLQTLNKNDGSFTKQDEETLEIFASNAAVAIENAKLIKELEEAKSRIQRENAVLRDKVKGKFFTSKLIGTSRRIQDVVNLIEKIADTPINILITGESGTGKELAARMIHFNSSRSNQPFVDINCAALPESLLESELFGIEKGVATGVERREGKFEMANGGTLFLDEIGDMSLPAQAKLLRVIQEQTLRRVGGKQDISVDVRIIAATNKDLIGEINKGLFREDLYYRLNVVHIRMPSLREIREDIPMLSKHFLNILTSELGHGQMHFSAEAMDCIVNYSWPGNVRELENEIKRAVILTESDVIDKTDLSEQVQREMEGKGSTHVRSYARGDSQSLKETVEEIEIRMIKDALEKTRGNKQKASEILGITRQGLIKKIKRYKLI encoded by the coding sequence ATGACGGACCCAGTAGATAAAGATTCAGAGAGCAGTTTCGTAAAAGAACACTACTCCCTTTTTAACCTCTCCCGTATGATCAATGCAGAGAGAGACCTAAACGTCCTTCTAGATTTTCTTGTCAAGGAATCCTCAAGGATTGTAGACGCAGACAGGACAACATTATTTCTATATGACGAAAATACAGACCAACTATGGTCACATCTCGCAATGGGAACCCCTGAAATAATCAGATTCGACGCGAAACTAGGAATAGCAGGCGAAGCATTTAAGACTGGGAAAATTACAAACATTGAAGATGCGTATTCGCACCCAAAATTTAACCCAGAAATAGACAAGAGGACTGGCTATAGAACAAAATCAATTCTATGCGTGCCTTTGAAAGATATAAAAGGAAAAACAGTAGGTGTCTTACAGACCCTTAATAAAAATGACGGATCGTTTACAAAACAGGACGAAGAAACATTGGAAATCTTTGCCTCAAATGCGGCAGTAGCAATTGAAAATGCAAAGTTGATAAAGGAGCTCGAAGAGGCAAAATCCCGCATCCAGCGTGAAAATGCAGTCTTGAGAGATAAGGTAAAGGGCAAGTTCTTCACAAGTAAATTAATCGGAACGAGCAGGAGAATACAGGACGTAGTAAATCTTATAGAAAAGATTGCGGACACTCCAATCAATATTCTGATCACAGGAGAGAGCGGTACCGGGAAAGAACTGGCTGCGCGCATGATCCACTTCAATAGCTCAAGGTCAAATCAACCCTTTGTGGATATTAACTGTGCCGCGCTTCCGGAGAGCTTACTGGAGAGTGAACTCTTTGGTATAGAAAAAGGGGTTGCCACAGGCGTTGAAAGAAGAGAAGGAAAATTTGAGATGGCAAATGGCGGTACCCTCTTTCTCGACGAGATCGGAGATATGAGTCTTCCCGCTCAGGCTAAACTTCTCCGTGTTATACAGGAACAGACGCTGAGAAGGGTCGGTGGAAAACAAGATATATCAGTTGACGTAAGGATAATCGCTGCAACAAATAAAGATCTGATCGGCGAAATTAATAAAGGACTCTTCAGAGAAGATTTGTATTACCGATTAAATGTTGTTCACATCCGTATGCCGTCACTGCGAGAAATAAGAGAAGATATCCCCATGCTCTCTAAACATTTCTTAAATATTCTTACAAGCGAACTTGGACATGGCCAGATGCATTTCTCCGCGGAAGCTATGGATTGCATCGTGAATTACAGCTGGCCTGGCAATGTGAGAGAACTGGAGAACGAAATCAAAAGGGCCGTCATTCTGACAGAAAGTGATGTTATAGACAAGACAGACCTTTCAGAACAGGTCCAACGTGAAATGGAAGGAAAGGGTTCTACGCATGTGAGATCGTATGCAAGAGGAGATAGCCAATCTCTTAAAGAAACAGTTGAAGAAATTGAGATAAGAATGATAAAAGATGCTCTGGAGAAAACACGAGGAAATAAGCAAAAGGCATCAGAAATTCTTGGAATAACAAGGCAGGGATTGATAAAGAAGATAAAGAGATACAAATTAATATAA